One window of the Triticum dicoccoides isolate Atlit2015 ecotype Zavitan chromosome 3B, WEW_v2.0, whole genome shotgun sequence genome contains the following:
- the LOC119278467 gene encoding anthranilate O-methyltransferase 3-like, whose protein sequence is MASNHMVHMNHGDGETSYICPNQLQNAQQNRMKPLIEAAIGDLCGSSGTSFPGKMAITDLGCSSGPNALTLVSTAVEAIMSHCLQFQHPPPEVSVLLNDLPHNDFSMVVKSPVTLRQSNNKSVFMTGVTPGTFYERLYTSDSMHLILSSNSLHWLSKAPEDLTRNHIPAYDMDQHARHERLPIVRKAYARQFRKDFTLFLKLRAKELVPGGRMVLSLVGRCSDVIASNFFHIWETAAQILSVMASEGVIAMEKFDSFYIPMYGPSAEELKEIIEEEGSFSIRDMRVYDPTADMDRALFTPSWLVKQKRAIFEPIIVEHFGAIMDEFVRVMERRLSLEGGMQDDHARTSRAVLAVSLAKA, encoded by the exons ATGGCCTCCAATCATATGGTCCATATGAATCATGGAGATGGGGAAACAAGCTATATATGCCC AAATCAATTGCAGAACGCTCAGCAGAACCGGATGAAGCCCCTGATAGAAGCAGCCATTGGTGACTTGTGCGGCAGCAGCGGCACCTCGTTCCCGGGAAAGATGGCGATCACCGACTTGGGCTGCTCTTCTGGCCCAAATGCGCTAACACTGGTATCGACTGCCGTCGAGGCCATCATGAGCCACTGCCTTCAGTTCCAGCATCCACCACCAGAAGTGTCTGTGCTCCTCAATGACCTTCCTCACAATGACTTCAGCATGGTTGTGAAGAGCCCGGTCACGCTCCGTCAAAGCAACAACAAGTCTGTTTTTATGACTGGTGTCACACCAGGGACGTTTTACGAGAGGCTCTACACTAGTGACTCCATGCATCTTATACT CTCATCCAACAGCTTGCATTGGCTCTCAAAG GCTCCTGAAGATTTGACGAGGAACCATATCCCTGCGTACGACATGGATCAACATGCTAGGCATGAAAGGCTCCCTATCGTCCGTAAGGCTTACGCGCGGCAGTTCAGAAAAGACTTTACCCTCTTCCTGAAGCTGAGAGCCAAAGAATTGGTCCCAGGAGGCCGGATGGTTCTTTCCCTTGTAGGGAGGTGTTCTGATGTAATCGCCTCCAATTTCTTTCACATCTGGGAAACCGCAGCTCAGATTCTAAGTGTTATGGCCTCAGAG GGTGTCATCGCCATGGAGAAATTTGATTCTTTCTACATTCCTATGTATGGACCCTCTGCTGAAGAGCTGAAGGAGATCATCGAAGAAGAGGGCTCATTTTCTATCAGGGATATGCGGGTGTATGATCCTACGGCTGATATGGACAGAGCGCTTTTCACCCCTAGCTGGTTGGTGAAACAGAAGAGAGCCATATTTGAGCCGATAATAgtcgagcattttggagcaatcatGGATGAATTTGTGAGGGTCATGGAAAGGCGCTTGAGCCTCGAGGGAGGCATGCAGGACGATCATGCCAGAACCTCGCGAGCTGTGCTGGCTGTATCCCTTGCAAAGGCATGA